One window from the genome of Spirosoma rhododendri encodes:
- a CDS encoding SixA phosphatase family protein, translated as MKQLAIGLLLLLSSCSTTTVYLVRHAEKVDESDSTDLSIAGKARAVALADTLVNKHVDLILTTPYRRTRQTAEPLAQRLNLPIEAYPAAPIDAGVSRINRVRNKTLLVVGHSNTVLELARGLGVTPTLTKINGTDFDNLLRVRIRRTPFRRSVQLRESTYGQSTQ; from the coding sequence ATGAAACAACTAGCTATCGGACTACTTCTGCTACTGAGCAGCTGCTCGACTACGACGGTCTATCTGGTACGTCACGCGGAAAAGGTTGACGAATCAGATTCGACCGATTTGTCGATTGCTGGTAAGGCGCGGGCTGTTGCGCTGGCCGATACGTTGGTCAATAAGCACGTCGACCTGATTCTGACGACGCCATACCGACGCACTCGTCAGACGGCAGAACCACTTGCCCAGCGCCTGAACTTACCCATCGAAGCGTATCCGGCAGCGCCCATTGATGCGGGCGTTTCGCGGATCAATCGTGTTCGTAACAAAACGCTGCTGGTCGTTGGGCACAGCAACACCGTGCTTGAACTGGCTCGCGGTCTAGGAGTTACCCCAACGCTGACGAAAATCAACGGTACCGACTTCGACAATCTGCTTCGGGTACGTATCCGCCGGACACCCTTTCGGCGCTCCGTTCAGCTGCGCGAAAGCACATACGGTCAGTCGACGCAGTAG
- a CDS encoding energy transducer TonB, whose amino-acid sequence MCTQSEQDKPTTQAEASANVSAKKPVKVDGEIFTVVEQQPEFPGGMKELGSYMQNNLKYPAAAEKANVQGRVFVNFIVTKTGEITDVRVLKDVGFGTGEEAVRVVGKMPRWEPGRQGTEPVNVRYNLPINFQLDSESEPTGYLKDIKTVVLNGKEVTKEEFQKIPTESIIRVDVDKENSTIKVTTK is encoded by the coding sequence ATGTGTACCCAGTCTGAACAGGACAAACCGACGACGCAGGCCGAAGCATCCGCTAATGTATCGGCAAAAAAGCCCGTAAAAGTTGACGGTGAAATATTTACCGTTGTTGAACAGCAGCCGGAATTTCCAGGCGGCATGAAAGAGCTGGGCAGCTACATGCAGAATAATCTAAAATACCCCGCTGCGGCTGAGAAAGCCAATGTACAGGGCCGCGTATTCGTGAATTTCATCGTGACGAAAACCGGTGAAATCACCGACGTGCGTGTGCTGAAAGATGTTGGCTTCGGTACGGGCGAAGAAGCCGTGCGTGTCGTCGGCAAAATGCCCCGCTGGGAACCAGGTCGGCAGGGTACCGAACCGGTTAACGTTCGCTACAATTTGCCGATCAACTTCCAACTTGACTCAGAGAGCGAGCCAACGGGTTATCTCAAAGACATCAAAACGGTTGTCTTGAACGGTAAGGAGGTTACTAAAGAAGAGTTTCAGAAAATCCCCACAGAAAGCATAATCCGTGTCGATGTCGACAAGGAAAATAGCACGATCAAAGTCACGACGAAATAG
- a CDS encoding M56 family metallopeptidase, whose product MNAIDYFLRSTLYLLLFAGCYQLLLRRTTYFDLNRAYLLLSLFASLLLPFASIPESAGETLPTGVITLPSITVGRQPQPMAFDWSVPVMLWIVYGAGTLVMLLRLAWRLRAVHQLIRHGSAQPQGGYVLIRLAHNQVASFSFGRYLVLNRTDADNPPAALLRHEEAHIRQRHTIDVLILEIAQAVFWFNPTLLYYKRALQEVHEFLADKAAAGQVNTSYAHQLVSYALDAPVAALTTPFISFSTLKQRVIMLQKPASPAGPCSAMRWCFP is encoded by the coding sequence ATGAACGCCATCGACTATTTCCTCCGCTCGACACTGTACCTCCTGCTGTTTGCGGGATGCTATCAGCTACTGCTTCGCCGGACAACCTATTTCGATCTGAATCGGGCTTACCTGCTGCTGTCATTGTTCGCGTCGTTGCTACTGCCTTTCGCCAGTATCCCGGAGTCGGCGGGTGAAACGTTGCCGACCGGGGTGATTACGTTACCCTCAATCACCGTTGGGCGACAGCCGCAGCCTATGGCCTTCGATTGGTCCGTACCTGTCATGTTGTGGATTGTGTACGGTGCAGGCACGTTGGTTATGCTGCTCCGGTTGGCATGGCGACTCCGGGCCGTTCATCAGCTTATTCGTCATGGGTCAGCACAGCCGCAAGGTGGTTACGTACTTATCCGGTTGGCACACAATCAGGTCGCGTCATTTTCCTTCGGCCGCTACCTCGTCCTGAACCGCACTGACGCCGACAACCCGCCCGCTGCACTGCTCCGCCACGAAGAAGCACACATCCGGCAAAGACATACCATCGACGTACTGATTCTGGAGATTGCTCAGGCGGTGTTTTGGTTCAACCCGACTCTCTTGTACTACAAACGGGCTTTGCAGGAAGTACACGAATTTCTGGCCGACAAAGCCGCAGCCGGGCAGGTCAACACCAGCTACGCGCATCAACTCGTTTCGTACGCACTCGACGCGCCAGTCGCTGCGCTGACAACCCCTTTTATTTCCTTTTCAACCCTCAAACAACGCGTAATCATGTTACAAAAACCCGCTTCCCCCGCCGGACCCTGCTCGGCTATGCGCTGGTGCTTCCCCTAG
- a CDS encoding BlaI/MecI/CopY family transcriptional regulator has protein sequence MRELTKAEEEIMRVLWQIGKGFVKDVLAELPDPKPAYNTVSTIIRILEKKELVGYTAYGKTHEYFPLITEEEYRRFQTEQLMENYFDNSLKKLVSFFVREKNLSLSEADDIIKLLNQQKKP, from the coding sequence ATGCGTGAACTGACCAAAGCCGAAGAAGAAATTATGCGGGTACTGTGGCAGATCGGAAAAGGGTTCGTCAAGGATGTGCTCGCCGAATTACCCGATCCGAAACCCGCCTATAATACCGTATCGACGATTATTCGAATTCTGGAAAAGAAGGAGCTGGTCGGCTACACGGCCTACGGGAAAACGCACGAGTACTTCCCCCTCATCACAGAAGAAGAATACCGCCGTTTCCAGACCGAACAGCTCATGGAGAACTACTTCGACAATTCGCTGAAGAAGCTCGTCTCCTTTTTCGTGAGGGAAAAAAACCTCAGCCTGTCCGAAGCCGACGATATCATCAAGCTCCTAAACCAGCAGAAAAAGCCATGA
- a CDS encoding family 1 glycosylhydrolase: MTTQFLFATGIENSNPTIQNGAVRMDELEKCGHYKHWQTDFDLVQDLGIEFLRYGPPLFSTFLGDGKYDWSFADLAFADLHRRDIIPIVDLCHFGVPNWIGNFQNPDFPRLFASYAKAFAQRYPWVQLYTPVNEMYICAKFSALYGWWNEQLSTDLAFVTALKHIVKANVLAMQAILEVRPDAIFIQSESSEYFHAENPAAIKPAESMNAKRFLSLDLNYGLRVDSDMYEYLMDNGMTRDEYHFFFGQSLKQYCIMGNDYYQTNEHRVLADGNTVASGEVFGYHVITTQYHNRYRLPVMHTETNLWQGPNGDEAVNWLWKEWANVLRVRNDGVPIVGFTWYSLTDQIDWDTALRENNGRVNPLGLYDLDRKIRPVGEAYKQLIADWRQVLPAHSICLQVPIVRPSESDQGWAQQQQQDARLLRKDVSAKMAAANQINQ, from the coding sequence ATGACGACGCAATTTCTGTTTGCCACCGGTATTGAAAACAGTAATCCGACTATTCAGAACGGAGCCGTCCGGATGGATGAGCTGGAAAAATGCGGACACTACAAACACTGGCAAACCGACTTTGACCTCGTACAGGACTTAGGTATTGAATTCCTGCGGTACGGGCCACCCCTGTTCTCGACGTTTCTGGGCGACGGAAAATACGACTGGAGTTTTGCCGATCTGGCGTTTGCTGATCTGCACCGGCGCGATATCATTCCCATTGTCGACCTCTGTCATTTCGGCGTGCCCAACTGGATTGGTAACTTTCAGAATCCTGATTTTCCCCGGCTGTTTGCCAGCTACGCCAAAGCCTTTGCCCAGCGGTATCCGTGGGTACAGCTCTATACGCCCGTCAACGAGATGTATATCTGCGCCAAGTTCTCGGCCCTCTACGGCTGGTGGAACGAGCAGCTGAGTACGGATCTGGCTTTCGTAACGGCCCTCAAACACATCGTGAAAGCCAATGTGCTGGCCATGCAGGCGATTCTGGAAGTGCGGCCCGACGCGATTTTTATCCAGAGTGAATCGTCGGAATACTTCCACGCGGAAAACCCGGCGGCTATCAAACCCGCCGAGTCGATGAACGCCAAGCGGTTTCTGTCGCTCGACCTGAACTACGGGCTGCGGGTCGACTCGGATATGTACGAGTACCTGATGGACAACGGCATGACCCGCGACGAGTACCATTTTTTCTTCGGTCAGAGCCTGAAACAGTACTGTATCATGGGCAACGACTATTACCAGACCAACGAACACCGCGTATTGGCCGACGGTAACACGGTGGCGTCGGGGGAGGTGTTTGGGTATCACGTTATCACGACGCAGTACCACAACCGCTACCGGCTGCCGGTGATGCATACGGAAACGAATCTGTGGCAGGGGCCCAACGGCGACGAAGCTGTAAACTGGCTCTGGAAGGAGTGGGCCAACGTGCTGCGAGTGCGTAACGACGGGGTGCCGATTGTGGGTTTTACGTGGTACTCGCTCACTGATCAGATCGACTGGGATACGGCCCTACGCGAAAATAACGGCCGCGTAAATCCGCTGGGGCTGTATGACCTCGACCGGAAAATCAGGCCGGTAGGGGAAGCCTATAAACAACTCATCGCCGACTGGCGGCAGGTGCTGCCCGCGCACAGTATCTGCTTGCAGGTACCCATCGTGCGGCCCAGCGAAAGCGACCAGGGGTGGGCGCAGCAGCAACAGCAGGACGCTCGTCTGCTCCGGAAAGATGTGTCGGCGAAAATGGCTGCGGCTAATCAGATCAACCAGTAA
- the coxB gene encoding cytochrome c oxidase subunit II gives MEKFSQLPYFLSPASGQADRIASLTTYFIIAALFVLAVVIGLLIYVSVRFRAKPGDGEPKQFTGNKVVEGFMIGVPTLLVAVFMYLTIDTMANVMPAPAGNQRPDVVITGHRYWWEASYPGTKAIVANEIHLPVGRKLLVHINAADVIHDWWVPQLGAKMDAIPGRTNYVWTTIQKPGVYEGACSEFCGAQHAWMRIKVVAQPEAEFRKWVAQKEQDATTQLSASAQAGAAFFSHQPCGSCHRIRGTAANGNVGPDLTHFGSRKIMLAGLLENNPENLRKWLTEPQHVKPGALMPRFGYPKDSITVLVDYLTALK, from the coding sequence ATGGAGAAATTTTCACAGCTGCCTTATTTTCTGTCTCCTGCTTCCGGACAGGCTGACCGCATCGCTTCGCTGACGACGTACTTCATCATCGCGGCTCTGTTCGTGCTGGCGGTGGTTATTGGGCTGCTCATTTACGTGTCGGTGCGGTTCCGGGCCAAACCCGGCGACGGGGAGCCAAAGCAGTTTACGGGGAATAAAGTTGTCGAGGGGTTTATGATCGGGGTACCCACGCTACTCGTCGCGGTGTTTATGTACCTGACGATTGATACGATGGCGAACGTGATGCCCGCCCCCGCCGGAAATCAGCGCCCCGACGTCGTCATTACCGGCCACCGCTACTGGTGGGAAGCCAGCTACCCCGGCACAAAAGCGATTGTTGCCAACGAAATTCATTTGCCCGTCGGGCGCAAATTACTGGTGCATATCAACGCGGCCGACGTCATTCACGACTGGTGGGTACCGCAGCTGGGTGCCAAGATGGACGCCATTCCGGGCCGCACCAACTACGTCTGGACGACCATTCAGAAGCCCGGCGTATACGAAGGCGCGTGCAGTGAATTTTGCGGGGCACAGCACGCCTGGATGCGGATCAAAGTTGTTGCCCAGCCCGAAGCGGAGTTCAGAAAGTGGGTCGCGCAGAAGGAGCAGGACGCCACGACGCAACTAAGCGCATCGGCGCAGGCGGGGGCCGCTTTTTTCAGCCATCAGCCCTGCGGAAGCTGCCACCGTATTCGCGGGACGGCCGCTAACGGCAACGTCGGCCCTGACCTGACGCACTTCGGTAGCCGGAAAATCATGCTGGCCGGGCTGCTGGAAAACAACCCCGAAAACCTGCGGAAGTGGCTCACCGAGCCGCAGCACGTGAAGCCGGGCGCGCTGATGCCCCGATTCGGTTACCCCAAAGACAGCATCACCGTACTGGTCGATTACCTAACCGCTCTGAAATGA
- the ctaD gene encoding cytochrome c oxidase subunit I, translating to MITDVQLPEPKTPLPGATVNSDQGLLMWISSVDHKQIGIMYMIMTLFYLFVGGLLALLMRVQLMMPENTFLAPDSYNQLFTMHGTTMIFFVLTPAILGMAVYMVPLQIGANEMAFPRLNAFAFWISFFGGLLLYFSFLAGGAPDAGWFSYAPLNQTQYSASPGIDYYCIGLLLSGIGTVSTAANLAVTIITLRTPSMKYKYLPVFVWMVFINAFLILAAFPSLNAALAMLLIDRQLDGHFFNTDAGGSALLWQHLFWLFGHPEVYIVVLPPFGVLSEVFQVYSRKPIFGYPFVVGSGIAISLLAFGVWVHHMFATGMGNTVNSFFAVSSMLIGIPTGVKIFNWLGTMYGGSIRFTTGMLFATAFLVEFTIGGLSGISFAIVPIDWQLTDTYYVVAHLHYVFLGGSLFGLFAGFFYWFPKISGRMYSETLGKWFFWLFMIGFNMTFFMQHILGIIGMPRRVYTYPNLAGYSLLNLISSLGAFLMGGSMLIFLYLLYDAIKRGKRAGDNPWDGYTFEWLTSSPPALKNFTILPPVYSFRPVHDLNHPEIGDYQKSDEEKYGTKDTD from the coding sequence ATGATAACGGACGTTCAACTACCCGAACCCAAGACCCCGCTGCCCGGCGCAACGGTCAATTCCGATCAGGGGTTGCTGATGTGGATTTCGTCGGTCGATCATAAGCAGATCGGGATCATGTACATGATCATGACGCTGTTCTATCTGTTTGTCGGCGGGTTGCTGGCGCTGCTGATGCGGGTGCAGCTGATGATGCCGGAAAACACGTTTCTCGCGCCCGACTCGTACAACCAACTCTTTACGATGCACGGTACGACGATGATTTTCTTCGTGCTGACCCCCGCTATTCTGGGTATGGCCGTGTATATGGTGCCATTGCAGATCGGGGCCAACGAGATGGCTTTTCCCCGGCTGAACGCCTTTGCTTTCTGGATTTCGTTCTTCGGCGGTTTGCTGCTCTATTTCAGCTTTCTGGCGGGTGGCGCACCCGACGCGGGCTGGTTCAGCTACGCCCCGCTCAATCAGACGCAGTACTCAGCCTCGCCCGGCATCGACTACTACTGCATCGGGCTGCTGCTATCGGGTATCGGAACGGTATCGACCGCGGCTAATCTGGCCGTAACGATTATTACGCTGCGAACGCCGAGCATGAAGTACAAGTACCTGCCGGTGTTTGTCTGGATGGTGTTTATCAACGCCTTCCTGATTCTGGCGGCTTTCCCGTCGCTCAACGCGGCCCTCGCGATGCTGCTCATCGACCGGCAGCTCGACGGCCATTTTTTCAACACCGACGCGGGCGGGTCGGCTTTACTGTGGCAGCATCTGTTCTGGTTGTTTGGCCACCCCGAAGTGTACATCGTGGTACTGCCGCCGTTTGGGGTGCTGTCGGAAGTGTTTCAGGTGTATTCGCGCAAACCCATCTTCGGCTATCCGTTCGTGGTCGGGTCGGGGATTGCAATTTCGCTGCTGGCGTTCGGCGTGTGGGTCCACCATATGTTCGCGACGGGCATGGGCAACACCGTCAACAGCTTTTTCGCGGTTAGCAGTATGCTCATCGGTATCCCGACGGGCGTCAAGATTTTCAACTGGCTGGGTACGATGTACGGCGGCTCGATCCGGTTCACGACGGGGATGCTGTTTGCCACCGCCTTTCTGGTCGAGTTCACCATCGGCGGACTGAGCGGCATCTCGTTTGCCATCGTGCCCATCGACTGGCAACTGACCGATACGTACTATGTCGTGGCGCACCTGCACTACGTATTTCTGGGTGGTAGCCTGTTCGGGCTGTTTGCCGGATTCTTCTACTGGTTTCCAAAAATCAGCGGGCGGATGTACAGCGAAACGCTCGGTAAGTGGTTTTTCTGGCTGTTTATGATCGGGTTCAACATGACCTTTTTCATGCAGCACATCCTTGGTATCATCGGGATGCCCCGGCGCGTGTACACCTACCCGAATCTGGCCGGCTATAGTTTGCTCAACCTGATTTCGTCGCTGGGGGCGTTCCTGATGGGCGGGTCCATGCTGATCTTTCTGTACCTGCTCTACGACGCCATAAAACGCGGCAAACGGGCGGGCGACAACCCGTGGGACGGCTACACCTTCGAGTGGCTGACGAGTTCGCCCCCGGCCCTGAAAAACTTCACGATACTGCCGCCGGTCTACAGTTTCCGACCCGTACACGACCTGAATCACCCCGAAATCGGCGATTATCAGAAATCCGACGAAGAAAAATATGGAACAAAAGACACTGATTAA
- a CDS encoding cytochrome c oxidase subunit 3 yields the protein MEQKTLIKLIVGSEAIFFLALLMAFVYFTYVPTLNPRVATTLDLTTTGLFTVLLLSSSFTFWRAEVSFRRGQTKSLRLWLSATVVLGVVFLIGQGIEYTGLLSKQLTVSKGTFTTSFFTLTGFHGLHVLIGIIILSIVLYLAFLGDLDDPDSALLPSVGIYWHFVDVVWAVVFVVVYVLPHFLTPRAS from the coding sequence ATGGAACAAAAGACACTGATTAAACTGATCGTCGGGTCGGAAGCCATTTTCTTTCTGGCCCTGCTGATGGCGTTCGTGTATTTCACCTACGTCCCGACGCTGAACCCCCGCGTCGCCACCACCCTCGACCTGACCACGACGGGTTTGTTTACGGTACTGTTGCTGAGCAGCAGCTTCACGTTCTGGCGGGCGGAGGTCAGCTTCCGGCGCGGGCAGACGAAGTCGTTGCGGCTGTGGCTCAGCGCGACGGTTGTGCTGGGCGTCGTATTTCTGATCGGGCAGGGTATCGAATACACCGGCCTGCTCAGCAAGCAACTGACCGTCAGCAAAGGCACGTTCACGACCAGTTTTTTCACCCTGACGGGCTTCCACGGGCTGCACGTATTGATCGGTATAATCATCCTGTCGATTGTGCTGTATCTCGCGTTTCTGGGTGATCTCGACGATCCCGATTCGGCCCTGCTGCCGTCGGTGGGTATCTACTGGCACTTTGTCGACGTCGTGTGGGCAGTGGTATTCGTGGTCGTATACGTGTTGCCTCACTTTCTAACCCCACGTGCGTCATGA
- a CDS encoding cytochrome c oxidase assembly protein: MSSVMHYWSFDLVSVGLLLALGLFYGSASGWRWQRGAGLYAAGLALLALVQFSPLHTLGITCSMSAHMVGHMLLLLLAAPLLVLGLPRQPLGRAHGFIDRLSTVFQAVPWLGWLIGLGTMWFWHIPDVYGASVAHDDAGIIPLCTLAGPSTDWATNGLHLAHPVSLVLAGICFAWPVLGPQPDRRIFPLTGVLYLFTACVGCSLLGMLITFAPAGSFAAYAPGQTYYAMLSTLPAGWQLQPAVDQQTAGLLMWVPGCLVYLTGALWLFFAWLTNEDETHQVAPVRAN; encoded by the coding sequence ATGAGTTCGGTTATGCACTATTGGTCGTTCGATCTGGTCAGCGTCGGGTTGTTGCTGGCGCTGGGGCTGTTTTACGGCAGCGCGTCGGGCTGGCGGTGGCAGCGGGGCGCGGGGCTGTACGCGGCCGGGCTGGCCTTGCTGGCGCTGGTGCAGTTTTCGCCCCTGCACACGCTGGGCATTACCTGCTCGATGAGCGCGCACATGGTCGGGCATATGCTGTTGTTGCTGCTGGCGGCACCGCTGCTGGTGCTGGGGTTACCGCGTCAGCCGTTAGGCCGGGCACATGGATTTATTGACCGGCTATCAACGGTTTTTCAGGCCGTACCGTGGCTGGGCTGGCTGATCGGTCTAGGGACGATGTGGTTCTGGCATATTCCGGACGTTTACGGAGCTAGTGTCGCGCACGACGATGCCGGTATCATCCCGCTCTGTACGCTGGCTGGCCCGTCGACGGACTGGGCGACGAATGGACTGCATCTGGCGCACCCGGTCAGTCTGGTGTTGGCGGGTATCTGCTTCGCGTGGCCGGTGCTTGGTCCCCAACCCGACCGGCGCATCTTTCCGCTGACGGGAGTACTGTATCTGTTTACGGCCTGCGTGGGTTGCTCACTGCTGGGAATGCTCATCACGTTTGCGCCCGCCGGTAGTTTCGCGGCTTACGCCCCCGGTCAGACGTACTACGCGATGCTGAGCACTCTTCCGGCGGGCTGGCAGCTCCAACCGGCCGTCGACCAGCAAACGGCCGGGCTGCTGATGTGGGTGCCGGGTTGCCTGGTTTACCTGACGGGCGCGCTCTGGCTGTTTTTCGCCTGGCTGACCAACGAGGATGAGACTCATCAGGTCGCACCGGTACGTGCGAATTAG
- a CDS encoding cytochrome c oxidase subunit 4 produces MDKEQYDRIQNRENWEEARPKQLPRPTYWPFYLAMGLAFMGWGVKAGWLIAGAGLIIFTIALTGWITDLRHESGKIGNARKEPRRRS; encoded by the coding sequence ATGGACAAAGAACAATACGACCGGATTCAGAACCGCGAGAACTGGGAAGAAGCCCGGCCTAAGCAACTGCCCCGACCAACCTACTGGCCGTTTTATCTGGCGATGGGCCTGGCGTTCATGGGTTGGGGCGTCAAGGCCGGTTGGCTTATCGCCGGGGCCGGACTGATCATTTTCACCATCGCCCTAACGGGCTGGATAACCGACTTACGACATGAATCAGGAAAAATCGGAAACGCCCGAAAAGAACCCCGCCGTCGCTCATAG